GCGCCGTGCGTAACGTCATTCTCGAGCAGTACCGCTGGGAGGGCAATTCGTCCTTCGCGCCGCCCAGCACCGTCTGGAACTGCGGCGCCTGGAGCAATAACCAATGCAGTGAGATTCCACCCAATCCCGATAACGCCGCCACCGCTTCCGCAATGCCCGGTTTGCTGGCCGACGGTGAAGTGATCTACGCCGTCGAGACTTTCTACAATTTCGACATGCTTTTCAGTAATTGGAATGTGGGCTTCGGGCCGATGGAACAAATCGGCCCGGTCATGTACGCCAAGACAATTTTCTGAGTCATCCTTTTGGGGAGTAATTCATGCGCATGCGTCGCTGCGGCAGGGAAAGCGGGCAGGTGGTGCTCCTGGTATTGTTTTCACTGGTAGTGCTGATCGGTACTGTCGGCCTGGCAATCGATTCGGCGGTCGGCTATCTTATCAAGGCCAAGCTCAACGCCGCGGTCGACTCGGCCGTGATCGCTGCGGCCCGCACCGTATCGCAGGGCAGCACGCAAGACGTGCAACGGGCCAATGCGATCACCGCGGCGCGCGAATTCTTCGACGCAAACTACCCTTCGGGATACATGGGATCGACCGCCCAATTCAGCGACCCCGACATCGTTTTCGACGGCGGCAAGGTAGTTCTCAGCGCGGCCGCCACGGCGACCGTTCCGACCAGATTCATGCGCGTACTCGACGTCGGCTCATTTAACGTCGGCGCGAATGCACAGGTGGTGAGAAAGGACCTCGACATGGCGGTGGTGATCGACACTACCGGCTCCATGAACACCGGCAGCGTTCCCGGCCAGGTGCGCAGCAACACAAAATTATTTCTAACCAAGTTCAACCAGACCATGGACCGCGTCGCACTGATCCAGTATGCGTACGGCGCAGTGACGCGCGATGGATTCCGGCCGGTGCAGCGCGGCTTCGATATCGCCAGCATGAATTCGCATATCGATGCGTTCACCTTCGCCGGATCGACCAACTCCTCAGAAGGCGTATGGCACGCGCGCGACCAGCTGAACAATGTGATCCAGGCGGCCAGCCGCTCGAGCATGCGCGTGATCGTATTTTTCTCCGATGGAGCGCCCAATTCGTTCGCATCCTCTTTCGCTTTCAATACCGGAGCGGGTACCTGCACCGCTGCCGGCACCATTTCCACCGGCGATGACACAACGTCCAATTGGCCAGCCGGTCTCAGGGCGCAGGACGCCATCAGCGCCAACTCGCCCTCGCCGTGCTGGCAAAATACTTCCATCGCCAATCCGGCGGCCACGACCCACATCAACAAGCTTCCGGACTGGTACAACGCCCACAATCCCACCGATTTGCCGGCGCTGCGTGAGTTCCCGGTGGTCACGAACACGCCGCGGATTGTCACCAGCGACACCAGCACCCGCGATAGCGCCTGGCGCAACGTCAATCGCGCCGCCCGCAACCTGCTCGAAGCAATGGCCGAGAAATCACGCAACGAAGGGATCTATGTGTTCACCCTGGGACTCGGCAACGCGTTGACCTTGCCGACGGGCCCCGACAGCGAAAAGGGGGAAGACATCCTCAAATGCATGGCCAACGTGGCCGATGCGCCGGCCCGTTGCCTGCGCGCGGCCCAGCCGGTCGGAACCTATTGCCACGCCGCAGACGAAAACGAGTTGAAACCTTGTTTCGACAAACTTGCCTCGGCAATTTTGCGCATCACGAAATAGGCCGCCCCCGTTCAAAGCCAGGAGCTCGTCGTGAAAAACTACACCGCTTATCTGCGGCAGCTGAAGTACGGCGCAATGTTCATGCTGTGCAGCTGCGCGCATTTGCAACACACGCAACCTTCCTCGGAAATCAAGCCGTTTTACCGCGTGTCGAACTCTCCGGGAAGCGCCTATGGGTACTATCTCCTGGGCACCTACTACGCGGGACAAAAAAGAAACGAGCAGGCCGCAGAGGCATACCGCCAAGCCATCGAGATCGACCCCGACCTCGCCGACGCACACAACGCCCTCGGCATGTTGCATGCCGGTGAGGGGCGTTATGTCGAGGCGATCGCCAGTCTTGTCAACGCCGCGCGGGTGGCGCCAAAGGTGGCGAAATTTCACAACAATCTCGGTTACGTATATCACCTGAAAGCGGACTACTCAGGTGCGGTCACCGAGTTTCGGCGCGCCTTGGCACTCGATGCCCACTATTCGCTGGCGTCGAACAATCTGCTGGCAAGCTGCGAAAGAATGGGAGTTGTCTCTCAGCGGCATCGGGTCGTACTGGCGAACGGCGAATCCCGGCTAATCGAGCTCGCCCCTTGCCCCGCCACAAGCCTGGCCAATCACCCGGCGGACGGCGCCGGCGAAACACTACTGGATACCGCCCGCGCCTACCTGCGTCGCGGGGCGGAAATGATAACCGGTCTCGCCACTTCTGAGCCCCCTCCCGTGCTGGCGGGTATTGCCGTCGCCATACCCTCGGAAAATGCGCGTTCCTACAGGCTTGAAATCAGCAACGGCAATGGCGTTCCTGGCTTGGCGCAGAGTTTGCGCGACACGCTGCGCCCGGATGGCGCGCCAACGCCACGCCTGACGAACATGAAAACATTCACGCAACGCGATACGGCCATTCAGTATCGTCCTGGCTTCCGCGAGGCGGCCCGACTGCTCAGCCTGAGAATCCCGACTCGGCCTCGATTGTTCCGCGACGACGACCTCGCCACGGCGGTGGATGTTCGCCTGGTGTTGGGGAAGGACATGACAGAGCGCGTCGAAATGGCGATCAGGGAGTTTGCCGGGTCGGAACGCTCAGCACATGCAGTGTCGGTAGGTAAGGAGCCAACAGCGGGAGATTCCAATGCACCCAAACTTGCGCGGGAATGAGGCGACCGGCTCCGTGACCGGAGCGCGCCGGCGCGGTTGCAACGGCAATCTGGAGGCGCTGGCGGGAGCCCCCTGGCCGCGAGCTGCTTCATTCCACAAGGACGATTATGTCGTCCAAATTGCCGATTCAGACGCAAGCCTGACCGCGACGCACCAACTGGTCTGCGACAGATACGCGAGACGCGGCTATCGCGTATCGGCTCGGCGCCCGGGAGGCCCCCACCAGACCACCATCGGCGTGCTTGCGGGCTGCGCGATAGTCGGCACGGCCACATTACAGGTCGATTCGCCCCTGGGTATCAACGCAGATGCTGTTTTCCGTGACCACGTGGATATCTACCGGAATGAGGGTGCTGCGGTGTGCGAGATCACCCAATTTGCGTTGGCGCGTGGAATCCGCTCCGAAACCGTGCTCGCGGCAGTGTTTCATTACCTGTACATATTGGCGTTCCATGTGCGGCAGCGCAGCCACATATTCATCGAAGTCAATCCCCGGCACCGTCGATTTTACGAGTCGGTCTTCGGATTTGAATGCCTGACCCCGATCCGAATGAATCCTGGAGTGAACGCACCGGCGTACCTGCTGCAAGTGAGGACCGATCACCTTGCGTCAACTATATTCCACCCGAGCGATGATTTGGAATTTCCTCGCTTCTATTCGATCGACGAAGAGCACCGCATCCGAAAATCGTTCGCGCACCGCTATCCCTTGAGGAATATGAGGGGAGCCTCGCACGCCGCCGGCGCGGGCGATCTCTACTATCTGCAGCATTTGCGCACCAGAGATGCGTACGCTCCGACTCAAAGAAATTAGCGTCGCCCACCCACACAGGCTAAACGCGCCGCTGGAAGCGGACCGCGTTGCGCGCCTTTGCACGCAACGCTTCGATCTCGCGGTCGCGCGGTTCGGCATTGGTAACGAGCGAGGCGATCAGCACGCTCGCCGCGGCCGCCACGTCCTCGATCGCCTTGTCGAAGGCTGCCTGATTTGCCTGCGATGGTTTGGTGAAGCCGCTCAGCTTGCGGACGAACTGCACCGAGGCGGCGCGAATTTCGTCTTCCGTCGCCGGCGGCTCGAAATTGAACAGGGTCTTGATGTTTCGGCACATAGATTGCTCCTGATACGGCAAACGCACGCTCAGCATGGATTCCCGCCTGCGCGGGAATGACGGTTCTCGATTTGTCAGCCATAAGACCGTCGTTCCTGCCATTGGCAGGCCCGACTTCCTGCGCAGGCAGGAACCCATACCATCTTCGCTTGGCAAGTAAAGCGGAGTTACTCGCTATCGAGCGCGTGACGGATGCCCGTCACGAACGCCTGCACCGCCGCCACCGCGCCCTCCTTCGGCGTGTTCTCCAGCTCCTGGATGATCCGGCTGCCGATCACCACCGCGTCGGCAACGCTGGCCACCGCTTTCGCGGTCGCGCCGTCGCGGATGCCGAAGCCGACGCCGATCGGCAGCTTCACGTGCTCGCGGATCGCCGCCACCCGGCGCGCAACGTCGGCCGTGTCGATGGTGCCGGCGCCCGTCACCCCCTTGAGCGACACGTAATAACTGAAGCCGCTGCCCACTCGCGCAACCTGGGCGATGCGTTCCGGCGTCGACGTCGGCGCCAGCAGGAAGATCAGGTCGAGATCGGCCGCGCGCATCGCCGCGGCGAACTCCTCGCACTCTTCCGGCGGATAGTCGACGACGATGGCGCCGTCTGCGCCCGCTTCTTTCGAGGCGGCGATGAAGGCGTCGGGCCCGATCCGCTCGATCGGGTTGGCGTACCCCATCAGCACCACCGGCGTGTGCTGGTTGGTCTTGCGGAATTCGCGCACGAAGTTGAAGACGTCGGTCAGGCCGATGCCGAACTTGAGCGCGCGCTCGCAGGCGCGCTGGATCACCGGCCCTTCGGCCATCGGATCGGAAAACGGCACGCCCAGTTCGAGCACGTCGGCGCCGCCCGCGACCAGCGCGTGCATCAGCGGCACCGTCAGCTCGGGACCGGGATCGCCGGCCGTGATGAAGGTCACCAGGCCGGTCTTGTTGTGCGCCTTGAGCGCGGAA
This window of the Massilia sp. R2A-15 genome carries:
- a CDS encoding LytR C-terminal domain-containing protein — protein: MKNYTAYLRQLKYGAMFMLCSCAHLQHTQPSSEIKPFYRVSNSPGSAYGYYLLGTYYAGQKRNEQAAEAYRQAIEIDPDLADAHNALGMLHAGEGRYVEAIASLVNAARVAPKVAKFHNNLGYVYHLKADYSGAVTEFRRALALDAHYSLASNNLLASCERMGVVSQRHRVVLANGESRLIELAPCPATSLANHPADGAGETLLDTARAYLRRGAEMITGLATSEPPPVLAGIAVAIPSENARSYRLEISNGNGVPGLAQSLRDTLRPDGAPTPRLTNMKTFTQRDTAIQYRPGFREAARLLSLRIPTRPRLFRDDDLATAVDVRLVLGKDMTERVEMAIREFAGSERSAHAVSVGKEPTAGDSNAPKLARE
- a CDS encoding vWA domain-containing protein codes for the protein MRMRRCGRESGQVVLLVLFSLVVLIGTVGLAIDSAVGYLIKAKLNAAVDSAVIAAARTVSQGSTQDVQRANAITAAREFFDANYPSGYMGSTAQFSDPDIVFDGGKVVLSAAATATVPTRFMRVLDVGSFNVGANAQVVRKDLDMAVVIDTTGSMNTGSVPGQVRSNTKLFLTKFNQTMDRVALIQYAYGAVTRDGFRPVQRGFDIASMNSHIDAFTFAGSTNSSEGVWHARDQLNNVIQAASRSSMRVIVFFSDGAPNSFASSFAFNTGAGTCTAAGTISTGDDTTSNWPAGLRAQDAISANSPSPCWQNTSIANPAATTHINKLPDWYNAHNPTDLPALREFPVVTNTPRIVTSDTSTRDSAWRNVNRAARNLLEAMAEKSRNEGIYVFTLGLGNALTLPTGPDSEKGEDILKCMANVADAPARCLRAAQPVGTYCHAADENELKPCFDKLASAILRITK
- a CDS encoding DUF2277 domain-containing protein produces the protein MCRNIKTLFNFEPPATEDEIRAASVQFVRKLSGFTKPSQANQAAFDKAIEDVAAAASVLIASLVTNAEPRDREIEALRAKARNAVRFQRRV
- a CDS encoding TadE/TadG family type IV pilus assembly protein, coding for MNFAPPKCRGSAAVEFAILLPLLLLLALALVDIGRAIQVNLVLINLSREGANVASRGNQLNSASSQALMNALASTTPPLRMQTRGMIYISKIMGHMQNGAVRNVILEQYRWEGNSSFAPPSTVWNCGAWSNNQCSEIPPNPDNAATASAMPGLLADGEVIYAVETFYNFDMLFSNWNVGFGPMEQIGPVMYAKTIF
- the trpA gene encoding tryptophan synthase subunit alpha, with the translated sequence MSRIEATFSALKAHNKTGLVTFITAGDPGPELTVPLMHALVAGGADVLELGVPFSDPMAEGPVIQRACERALKFGIGLTDVFNFVREFRKTNQHTPVVLMGYANPIERIGPDAFIAASKEAGADGAIVVDYPPEECEEFAAAMRAADLDLIFLLAPTSTPERIAQVARVGSGFSYYVSLKGVTGAGTIDTADVARRVAAIREHVKLPIGVGFGIRDGATAKAVASVADAVVIGSRIIQELENTPKEGAVAAVQAFVTGIRHALDSE